The following coding sequences lie in one Aquabacterium olei genomic window:
- the tssK gene encoding type VI secretion system baseplate subunit TssK, with the protein MIPTPKILWGEGLFLRPQHFQQQDAYHEWRLAQMTRAMHPYAWGVQHIKVDPDALQTGLLRLLEVRAILPDGELYNAPGDDELPPPVALSALGDAADTLAGEAVFHLTMAPLRAQGTNVAASRDEADTAARYFREGRQVGDAYTDAVSAEVVVLRKSARLLPDSAPRAHLVSLPLLRLKKTSTGGFELDGRFMPPCASIQASPALFLHVRRLLDVLQAKVDALYGLHREPSKNIIEFRSGDVASFWLLHTASAAFASLSHLARHPALHPERLFERLLELAGALLTFSKGYTLADLPAYDHLNPGPAFNRLDQIVRELLETVISTRYFAIALNEVQPSFHQGRLDAEQIQQQTQFYLGVSAAMPPAELVDVVPHRFKVGAPDDVEKLVLSAMPGVRLVHAPQVPAAVPVRPGSYYFTLEPRGMLYERMLQAQALTIYVPAGIQDLKLELVAVNA; encoded by the coding sequence TTGATCCCGACTCCGAAGATCCTGTGGGGCGAAGGCCTCTTTCTGCGCCCTCAGCATTTCCAGCAACAGGACGCGTACCACGAATGGCGTCTCGCGCAGATGACGCGTGCGATGCACCCGTATGCCTGGGGCGTCCAACACATCAAGGTCGACCCGGATGCCCTGCAGACCGGCCTGCTGCGCCTGCTCGAGGTGCGCGCCATCCTGCCGGATGGCGAGCTGTACAACGCGCCCGGCGATGACGAGCTGCCGCCGCCGGTGGCCCTCAGTGCGCTGGGCGACGCAGCCGACACGCTGGCCGGCGAAGCCGTCTTCCATCTGACGATGGCGCCGCTGCGCGCGCAGGGCACCAATGTGGCCGCCTCCCGAGACGAGGCCGACACTGCGGCGCGCTACTTCCGGGAGGGGCGGCAGGTGGGCGACGCCTACACCGACGCCGTTTCAGCGGAAGTGGTGGTGCTGCGCAAGTCGGCGCGCCTGCTGCCCGACTCGGCACCACGGGCTCATCTGGTGAGCCTGCCCTTGCTTCGGCTCAAGAAGACCTCGACCGGGGGATTCGAACTGGACGGCCGCTTCATGCCGCCGTGCGCCAGCATCCAGGCCTCACCCGCGCTCTTCCTGCATGTGCGGCGATTGCTCGACGTGCTGCAGGCCAAGGTGGACGCGCTCTACGGCCTGCACCGCGAGCCGAGCAAGAACATCATCGAGTTCCGCTCGGGCGACGTCGCCTCGTTCTGGCTGCTGCACACCGCAAGCGCGGCCTTTGCCAGCCTCTCGCACCTGGCGCGGCATCCGGCCCTGCATCCCGAGCGGCTGTTCGAGCGCCTGCTGGAGCTGGCCGGCGCCCTGTTGACCTTCTCCAAGGGCTACACGCTGGCCGACCTGCCCGCCTACGACCACCTCAACCCGGGCCCCGCGTTCAACCGGCTGGACCAGATCGTTCGCGAGTTGCTGGAGACCGTGATCTCGACGCGCTACTTCGCGATCGCCCTGAACGAAGTGCAGCCTTCGTTCCACCAGGGACGTCTGGACGCCGAGCAGATCCAGCAGCAGACGCAGTTCTACCTTGGCGTGTCGGCAGCCATGCCGCCGGCCGAACTGGTCGATGTGGTGCCACACCGCTTCAAGGTCGGCGCACCCGACGACGTCGAGAAACTCGTGCTGTCGGCCATGCCTGGCGTGCGGCTGGTGCATGCACCCCAGGTGCCCGCGGCCGTGCCGGTGCGCCCCGGCAGCTACTACTTCACACTGGAACCGCGCGGCATGCTCTACGAGCGCATGCTGCAGGCCCAGGCCCTCACCATCTATGTGCCCGCCGGCATCCAGGATCTGAAGCTGGAGCTGGTGGCGGTCAACGCCTGA
- the icmH gene encoding type IVB secretion system protein IcmH/DotU, translated as MSPSSAMPTLFDGARAPSPRHEAGTSSEAACLLDLMYDGFYLLFLLKAKHAPLDADTFRERIKQFLTAFERGATRMQADAEDVYACKYAFCATVDEVVLMSGFKVRDAWQRLPLQLQFFGEQLAGEQFFERLEALRREGARRVQALEVFHMCLLLGFQGKYLLEGTEKLNYLTARLGDEIARMKGQGAAFAPHWAAPDKVQNQLKNEVPLWVVGSVFGLMALAGFLGLRWQLTEQTKQQLGLRHHIVQMAPQVAHITITLP; from the coding sequence ATGTCGCCTTCTTCTGCCATGCCCACCCTGTTCGACGGCGCCCGGGCGCCCTCCCCGCGCCATGAGGCGGGCACATCGAGCGAGGCTGCCTGCCTGCTCGACCTGATGTACGACGGCTTCTATCTGCTGTTTCTGCTGAAGGCCAAGCATGCACCGCTGGACGCCGACACCTTCCGTGAGCGCATCAAGCAGTTCCTGACGGCCTTCGAGCGTGGCGCCACGCGCATGCAGGCCGATGCGGAGGACGTGTACGCCTGCAAATACGCCTTCTGCGCGACCGTGGACGAAGTGGTGCTGATGTCCGGCTTCAAGGTGCGCGATGCCTGGCAGCGGCTGCCACTGCAACTGCAGTTCTTCGGTGAGCAGCTCGCCGGCGAGCAGTTCTTCGAGCGGCTTGAGGCCTTGCGGCGCGAGGGCGCACGGCGCGTGCAGGCGCTGGAAGTGTTTCACATGTGCCTGCTGCTGGGTTTCCAGGGCAAGTACCTGCTGGAAGGCACGGAGAAGCTGAACTACCTGACCGCGCGCCTGGGTGACGAGATCGCCCGCATGAAGGGCCAGGGCGCAGCCTTCGCACCGCACTGGGCGGCACCGGACAAGGTGCAGAACCAGCTGAAAAACGAGGTGCCGCTGTGGGTGGTCGGTTCGGTGTTCGGGCTGATGGCCCTGGCGGGTTTTCTCGGCCTGCGATGGCAACTGACCGAGCAGACCAAGCAGCAACTCGGTCTGCGACACCACATCGTGCAGATGGCGCCCCAGGTAGCGCACATCACGATCACCCTGCCCTGA
- a CDS encoding replication-associated recombination protein A encodes MQESLSLDLPDPGGQGRPAATPAPDPAAPLTHPVGTPLAERLRPQSIDDVVGQDHLLGPGQPLRVAFESGQPHSMILWGPPGVGKTTLARLMARAFDAQFLAISAVLGGVKDIREAVEQAQAVRRLGRRTIVFVDEVHRFNKAQQDAFLPHVESGLFTFIGATTENPSFEVNAALLSRATVHVLRAMDEGAMLSLLDKGQAVLAGPRLTPAARTRLIAYADGDARRVLNTYETLAAMLKGVEEIDEPQLEKALGEQLRRYDKGGDQFYDTISALHKSVRGSDPDAALYWFVRMVDGGVDPRYIVRRLIRMASEDIGLADPRALRMALDAAETYERLGSPEGELTLAQCVIYLAIAPKSNAAYAAYKAVRAWVKQDTTRPVPMHLRNAPTKLMKQLGHGDGYRYAHDEPEGVAAGERYFPDGMAPQPFYQPVNRGLEIKIGDRLNQLRAMLGDGRAGADADPAE; translated from the coding sequence ATGCAAGAGAGCCTTTCACTCGATCTGCCCGATCCCGGTGGCCAAGGCCGTCCTGCTGCCACCCCGGCGCCGGACCCCGCGGCCCCGCTGACTCACCCTGTCGGCACCCCGCTGGCCGAGCGCCTGCGGCCGCAGTCCATCGACGACGTGGTCGGTCAGGATCACCTGCTCGGCCCCGGCCAGCCGCTGCGTGTGGCCTTCGAGTCAGGCCAGCCCCACTCCATGATCCTGTGGGGCCCGCCCGGGGTCGGCAAGACGACGCTCGCGCGCTTGATGGCGCGTGCGTTCGATGCGCAGTTCCTCGCCATCTCGGCGGTGCTCGGCGGGGTGAAGGACATCCGTGAGGCGGTGGAACAGGCGCAGGCCGTGCGGCGCCTGGGCCGGCGCACGATCGTGTTCGTGGACGAGGTGCACCGTTTCAACAAGGCGCAGCAGGACGCCTTTCTGCCTCACGTCGAGTCGGGCCTGTTCACCTTCATTGGCGCCACCACTGAAAACCCGTCTTTCGAGGTCAACGCTGCGCTGCTGTCTCGCGCCACCGTGCACGTGCTGCGCGCCATGGACGAGGGCGCGATGCTCAGCCTGCTGGACAAGGGTCAGGCCGTGCTCGCAGGCCCGAGGTTGACCCCGGCAGCCCGCACCCGCCTCATTGCCTATGCCGACGGCGACGCCCGCCGCGTGCTCAACACCTATGAGACGCTGGCCGCCATGCTCAAAGGCGTCGAGGAGATCGACGAACCGCAGCTCGAGAAGGCCCTGGGCGAGCAGCTGCGTCGCTATGACAAGGGGGGCGACCAGTTCTACGACACGATCTCGGCCCTGCACAAATCGGTGCGCGGCTCTGACCCCGACGCGGCGCTGTACTGGTTCGTGCGCATGGTGGACGGTGGGGTCGACCCGCGCTACATCGTGCGGCGGCTCATCCGCATGGCGAGCGAAGACATCGGCCTGGCCGACCCCCGGGCCCTGCGGATGGCGCTGGATGCCGCAGAGACCTACGAGCGACTGGGCTCACCCGAGGGCGAGCTGACGCTGGCTCAATGCGTGATCTACCTGGCCATCGCCCCCAAGAGCAATGCAGCCTACGCTGCGTACAAGGCCGTGCGCGCCTGGGTCAAGCAGGACACCACCCGCCCGGTGCCCATGCACCTGCGCAATGCGCCGACCAAACTGATGAAGCAGCTGGGCCATGGAGATGGCTACCGCTATGCCCACGACGAGCCGGAAGGTGTGGCAGCGGGCGAGCGCTACTTCCCCGATGGCATGGCGCCTCAGCCCTTCTACCAGCCTGTGAACCGCGGGCTGGAGATCAAGATCGGCGACCGGCTGAACCAGTTGCGCGCCATGCTGGGAGATGGCCGTGCCGGGGCCGACGCCGACCCGGCGGAGTGA
- a CDS encoding DEAD/DEAH box helicase — MSQDQTNLNSVDSQLEALARRIESDFGVEPQADAVETPEGPTFADLGLSPHLVHALADSGYTQPTSVQVQAIPAALDGADLRVASSTGSGKTAAFMLPALERIVAARGDNAKRREKGKVHGPRVLVLAPTRELALQVAKAATTYGRHLQGLRVATVVGGVPYGAQLKALKGPLDVLIATPGRLLDHLGTGAAILSNLEVLVLDEADRMLDMGFIEDIEQIAAATPAERQTLMFSATFAGHVGQLAQRLTRDALSIEVASHTDSHDNIEQRLHLADSLGHKNDLLDKLLTAREVDQAVIFTSTQRDADILADRLADMGHAVAALHGGMPQGRRNRVLQALRSRQLRVLVATDVAARGIDVPTITHVINYGMPMKPEDYVHRIGRTGRAGRSGLAVTLAERRDIPMVRRIERFTTQRIPESVIEGLEPTTKMYADRGGPRRDKPMPGHGRRDDRAPRFGGKREGGWGEPRGFGAPREERHGGERREFAPREEGFNPNREARFAPREDGPRGFGGDRPADRGGFRGERKPFGDRPQGDRGGFGGGERKFGGDRPFGGDRPRADRPFADRRERGSDPFGDRPQGKPFGGKPAFGGDRFEARGESRPFGDKPFGGKPGHGKFGDKPSFGGKPGGFKSGPKPGFGGKRPGFVKREG, encoded by the coding sequence ATGTCCCAAGATCAAACAAACCTGAACAGCGTTGACTCGCAGCTCGAAGCCCTCGCTCGCCGCATCGAAAGCGATTTCGGCGTCGAGCCGCAGGCTGACGCCGTCGAGACGCCGGAAGGCCCGACCTTTGCCGACCTCGGCCTGAGCCCGCACCTGGTGCACGCCCTGGCCGATTCGGGCTACACCCAGCCGACCAGCGTGCAGGTGCAGGCCATTCCGGCCGCTCTGGACGGTGCCGACCTGCGTGTGGCTTCGAGCACGGGCTCGGGCAAGACCGCTGCCTTCATGCTGCCGGCGCTGGAGCGCATCGTGGCCGCCCGTGGCGACAACGCGAAGCGCCGCGAAAAGGGCAAGGTCCACGGTCCGCGCGTGCTGGTGCTCGCCCCGACCCGCGAACTGGCCCTGCAAGTGGCCAAGGCCGCGACCACCTATGGTCGCCACCTGCAAGGCCTGCGTGTGGCCACCGTGGTGGGCGGCGTGCCGTACGGCGCCCAGCTCAAGGCCCTCAAGGGGCCGCTGGATGTGCTGATTGCCACCCCTGGCCGTCTGCTGGACCACCTGGGCACCGGCGCCGCCATCCTGTCCAACCTGGAAGTGCTGGTGCTGGACGAGGCCGACCGCATGCTGGACATGGGCTTCATCGAAGACATCGAACAGATCGCGGCCGCCACCCCGGCAGAGCGCCAGACGCTGATGTTCTCGGCGACCTTTGCCGGTCACGTGGGCCAGCTGGCACAGCGCCTGACGCGCGATGCCCTGAGCATCGAAGTGGCCTCGCACACCGACAGCCATGACAACATCGAACAGCGTCTGCACCTGGCTGACTCGCTGGGTCACAAGAACGACCTGCTGGACAAGTTGCTGACCGCCCGCGAAGTGGACCAGGCCGTGATCTTCACGAGCACCCAGCGCGACGCCGACATCCTGGCCGACCGCCTGGCCGACATGGGCCACGCCGTGGCCGCGCTGCACGGTGGCATGCCGCAAGGCCGCCGCAACCGCGTGCTGCAGGCCCTGCGCTCGCGCCAGCTGCGCGTGCTGGTGGCCACCGACGTGGCCGCCCGTGGCATCGACGTGCCCACGATCACCCACGTGATCAACTACGGCATGCCGATGAAGCCGGAAGACTACGTCCACCGCATCGGCCGTACGGGTCGTGCCGGTCGCTCCGGTCTGGCCGTGACGCTGGCCGAGCGCCGCGACATCCCGATGGTGCGCCGCATCGAACGCTTCACCACCCAGCGCATCCCTGAATCGGTGATCGAGGGTCTGGAGCCGACGACGAAGATGTACGCCGACCGCGGCGGTCCTCGTCGCGACAAGCCGATGCCCGGCCACGGCCGTCGCGATGACCGCGCCCCCCGCTTTGGCGGCAAGCGTGAAGGCGGCTGGGGCGAGCCCCGCGGCTTCGGCGCTCCGCGTGAAGAGCGTCATGGCGGCGAGCGTCGCGAGTTTGCGCCGCGTGAAGAGGGTTTCAACCCGAACCGTGAAGCACGCTTTGCACCGCGTGAAGACGGTCCGCGCGGTTTCGGCGGCGATCGTCCGGCCGACCGCGGTGGCTTCCGTGGCGAGCGCAAGCCTTTCGGCGACCGCCCGCAGGGTGACCGTGGCGGCTTCGGTGGCGGCGAACGCAAGTTCGGCGGTGACCGTCCCTTCGGTGGCGACCGCCCCCGTGCGGACCGCCCCTTTGCAGATCGCCGTGAACGTGGCAGCGATCCGTTTGGCGACCGTCCGCAAGGCAAGCCGTTCGGCGGCAAGCCCGCCTTCGGTGGCGACCGCTTCGAGGCCCGTGGTGAAAGCCGCCCGTTTGGCGACAAGCCCTTCGGTGGCAAGCCGGGTCACGGCAAGTTCGGTGACAAGCCTTCGTTCGGCGGCAAGCCGGGTGGCTTCAAGTCGGGCCCGAAGCCGGGCTTCGGCGGCAAGCGCCCCGGTTTCGTCAAGCGCGAAGGCTGA
- the lolA gene encoding outer membrane lipoprotein chaperone LolA — protein sequence MTRTLALGGVMVTSLMLSQPAQADAVAALRAFVKDVDAGRGSFVQTVTSPDGKKSRQSRGTLEFQRPNRFRFSYTTPTEQLIVGDGKQVWLYDTDLNQVTVRPMSQALGATPAALLAGASLDKDFTLKNVAASSSGAATATPTPLQATNSIEWVEALPRHKEGQFQSVRVGFRSGQLTALEILDAFGQRSRLDFTQFDSKPTLAAGRFQFTPPAGADVLNQP from the coding sequence ATGACCCGTACGCTGGCGCTCGGCGGCGTAATGGTCACCAGCCTGATGCTCAGCCAGCCGGCCCAGGCCGATGCCGTGGCGGCGCTGCGCGCCTTTGTGAAGGATGTGGATGCCGGTCGCGGCAGCTTCGTGCAGACCGTGACCTCGCCGGACGGCAAGAAGAGCAGGCAGTCGCGCGGCACGCTGGAGTTCCAGCGCCCGAACCGCTTCCGCTTCAGCTACACCACGCCCACCGAGCAACTCATCGTGGGCGATGGCAAGCAGGTCTGGCTGTACGACACCGACCTCAACCAGGTCACGGTGCGTCCGATGAGCCAGGCCTTGGGGGCCACGCCGGCGGCCTTGCTGGCCGGTGCGTCGCTGGACAAGGACTTCACCCTCAAGAACGTCGCTGCTTCTTCGTCGGGTGCGGCGACCGCGACCCCGACGCCTCTACAGGCAACGAACTCGATCGAATGGGTGGAGGCCTTGCCGCGCCACAAAGAGGGGCAATTCCAGTCCGTGCGCGTCGGATTCCGCAGCGGTCAGTTGACGGCGCTGGAGATCCTCGATGCCTTCGGGCAGCGCTCGAGACTGGACTTCACGCAGTTCGATTCGAAGCCGACCCTGGCGGCCGGCCGTTTCCAGTTCACACCGCCAGCGGGCGCCGACGTGTTGAACCAGCCTTGA
- a CDS encoding DNA translocase FtsK: protein MAASLARPPESTTPLEHTLRFQATLLIGAVVWLLFLLAMLSHNRLDPAFTTSGHHTEPTNWAGQLGAYASDLAQFVLGQSSWWLLLIGARVWLGALARWLRRDAGVSGGVPATSFSPWRFGAGVVLLLAASTALEWSRLYRHEDVLAGAHAGGILGMTLGQLGERWLGFNGSGVVWIALLVAGTAMALRFSWLDLAERIGALFDGLRQQREARREEARDIRIGEKAAIERERVVEEVRHELPSEPIPIIIEQPVVEVPKSDRVAKEKQKPLFAEMGDNKLPQIDLLDPTVGRIETVTPETLEMTSRMIEKKLKDFGVEVRVVAASPGPVITRYEIEPATGVKGSQIVNLAKDLARSLSLVSIRVVETIPGKNLMALELPNAKRQMIRLTEILGSQVYHEAQSMLTIGLGKDIVGAPVVADLAKMPHCLVAGTTGSGKSVGINATILSLLYKAEARDVRLILIDPKMLEMSVYEGIPHLLCPVVTDMKLASNALNWAVGEMERRYKLMSKMGVRNLAGYNKKMEDAKARGELIPNPFSLTPDEPEPLDRLPHIVIVIDELADLMMVVGKKIEELIARLAQKARAAGIHLILATQRPSVDVITGLIKANIPTRISFQVSSKIDSRTILDQMGAEALLGQGDMLYLPSGTGLPIRVHGAFVSDDEVHRVVEYLKTQGEPNYIEGILEGGSLSDEGSNLDGSPAGGGDGEQDPMYDNAVSVVLQHRKASISLVQRHLRIGYNRAARLLEQMEKSGLVSSMSTNGNREIITPARGGEGGATSAPWDEA from the coding sequence ATGGCCGCCTCCCTGGCTCGCCCCCCCGAGTCCACCACCCCGCTCGAGCACACACTCCGCTTCCAGGCCACGTTGCTCATTGGCGCGGTCGTGTGGCTCCTCTTCCTGTTGGCGATGCTGAGCCACAACCGGCTCGATCCCGCCTTCACCACCTCGGGCCACCACACCGAGCCCACCAACTGGGCCGGGCAACTGGGCGCCTACGCATCCGACCTCGCGCAGTTCGTGCTGGGCCAATCGTCCTGGTGGCTGCTGCTGATCGGCGCCCGGGTGTGGCTGGGGGCCCTGGCGCGCTGGCTCCGTCGTGATGCGGGCGTCAGCGGCGGCGTCCCCGCCACCTCCTTTTCGCCGTGGCGTTTCGGCGCCGGTGTGGTGCTGTTGCTGGCCGCCAGCACGGCCCTCGAATGGTCGCGCCTGTACCGCCACGAAGATGTGCTCGCCGGTGCCCACGCGGGCGGCATCCTGGGCATGACGCTGGGCCAGTTGGGTGAGCGCTGGCTGGGCTTCAATGGTTCGGGCGTGGTCTGGATCGCGCTGCTCGTGGCCGGCACGGCCATGGCCCTGCGCTTCTCCTGGCTGGACCTGGCCGAGCGCATCGGCGCGTTGTTCGACGGCCTGCGCCAGCAACGTGAGGCCCGCCGCGAAGAGGCCCGAGACATCCGCATCGGCGAGAAAGCCGCCATCGAGCGCGAGCGCGTGGTCGAAGAGGTGCGTCACGAGCTGCCCTCCGAGCCCATTCCCATCATCATCGAGCAGCCGGTGGTCGAAGTGCCCAAGTCCGACCGGGTGGCCAAGGAAAAGCAGAAGCCCCTGTTTGCCGAGATGGGCGACAACAAGCTGCCGCAGATCGACCTGCTCGACCCCACCGTGGGCCGCATCGAGACCGTGACGCCCGAGACGCTCGAGATGACCTCGCGCATGATCGAGAAGAAGTTGAAGGACTTCGGCGTCGAGGTGAGGGTGGTGGCGGCCTCGCCGGGCCCGGTCATCACGCGCTACGAGATCGAGCCGGCCACCGGCGTCAAGGGCTCGCAGATCGTGAACCTCGCCAAGGACCTGGCGCGCTCGCTGTCGCTGGTCAGCATCCGCGTGGTCGAGACCATCCCGGGCAAGAACCTGATGGCGCTCGAGTTGCCCAACGCCAAGCGCCAGATGATCCGCCTCACCGAGATCCTCGGCTCGCAGGTCTACCACGAAGCCCAGTCCATGCTGACCATTGGGCTGGGCAAGGACATCGTGGGCGCGCCCGTCGTGGCCGACCTGGCCAAGATGCCGCACTGCCTGGTGGCCGGCACCACCGGCTCGGGCAAATCGGTGGGCATCAACGCCACCATCCTGAGCCTGCTGTACAAGGCCGAGGCGCGCGATGTCCGCCTCATCCTCATCGACCCGAAGATGCTCGAAATGAGCGTCTACGAAGGCATCCCGCACCTGCTTTGCCCGGTCGTGACGGACATGAAGCTCGCCAGCAATGCCCTGAACTGGGCGGTGGGCGAGATGGAGCGACGCTACAAGCTCATGTCCAAGATGGGCGTGCGCAACCTGGCCGGCTACAACAAGAAAATGGAAGACGCCAAGGCCCGTGGCGAGTTGATCCCCAACCCGTTCAGCCTGACGCCCGACGAGCCCGAGCCGCTCGATCGCCTGCCGCACATCGTCATCGTCATCGACGAACTGGCCGACCTGATGATGGTGGTGGGCAAGAAGATCGAAGAGCTCATCGCCCGCCTGGCCCAGAAGGCGCGTGCGGCCGGCATTCACCTGATCCTGGCCACGCAGCGCCCCTCGGTCGACGTGATCACGGGCCTCATCAAGGCCAACATCCCGACGCGCATCTCGTTCCAGGTCAGCAGCAAGATCGACAGCCGCACCATCCTCGACCAGATGGGCGCGGAAGCGTTGCTGGGGCAGGGCGACATGCTCTACCTGCCCTCGGGCACCGGCCTGCCGATTCGCGTGCACGGCGCCTTCGTCAGCGACGACGAGGTGCACCGCGTGGTCGAGTACCTCAAGACGCAGGGTGAGCCCAACTACATCGAGGGCATCCTCGAGGGCGGTTCGCTCAGCGACGAGGGCAGCAACCTCGATGGTTCGCCCGCCGGCGGCGGCGATGGCGAGCAGGACCCGATGTACGACAACGCCGTGTCCGTGGTGCTGCAGCATCGCAAGGCGTCGATCTCGCTGGTGCAGCGGCACCTGCGCATCGGCTACAACCGGGCTGCCCGTCTGCTGGAGCAAATGGAGAAATCCGGTCTGGTCTCGTCGATGTCGACCAATGGCAACCGCGAGATCATCACGCCGGCCCGCGGCGGCGAAGGCGGCGCCACGTCGGCACCCTGGGACGAGGCCTGA
- a CDS encoding Crp/Fnr family transcriptional regulator, producing the protein MAMLSNLDLIRRVPLFSMLTPAQAESIAEGVVKRRYRRGELIVERGRKTNSLFILLNGRARVVAADERGREVILAVLEAGDYLGEMSLIDNEPHSATVRAEVQTDVLVLGRAEFARCLPENSSLSYAILRGLVQRLRNADRQIESLALLDVYGRVARALLDMADDDDGAKIIRGKVSRQDLAKHVGASREMVSRVMKDLEERGLIETQETGSVVLKDRLAATA; encoded by the coding sequence ATGGCCATGTTGTCCAATCTTGATCTGATCCGGCGTGTCCCGCTGTTCTCGATGCTGACCCCGGCGCAGGCCGAGTCCATCGCGGAAGGCGTGGTCAAGCGCCGCTATCGTCGTGGCGAACTCATCGTCGAGCGCGGTCGGAAGACCAATTCCCTGTTCATTCTGCTCAACGGCCGTGCGCGCGTCGTTGCGGCCGACGAACGGGGCCGTGAGGTGATCCTGGCTGTCCTGGAGGCCGGTGACTACCTGGGCGAGATGAGCCTGATCGACAACGAACCGCACTCGGCCACCGTGCGCGCCGAGGTCCAGACCGATGTGCTGGTGCTGGGTCGTGCGGAGTTCGCCCGCTGTCTGCCCGAGAACTCCTCGCTGTCCTACGCCATCCTGCGCGGTCTGGTGCAGCGTCTGCGCAACGCCGACCGGCAGATCGAGTCGCTGGCGCTGCTGGACGTCTACGGGCGCGTGGCCCGCGCGCTCCTCGACATGGCCGACGACGACGACGGCGCCAAGATCATCCGCGGCAAGGTCTCGCGTCAGGATCTGGCCAAGCACGTCGGGGCCTCGCGCGAGATGGTCAGCCGCGTGATGAAGGACCTGGAAGAGCGTGGCCTGATCGAGACACAGGAAACCGGCAGCGTGGTGCTGAAGGATCGTCTGGCGGCCACCGCCTGA
- the trxB gene encoding thioredoxin-disulfide reductase, which produces MTTPQHSQVLILGSGPAGYTAAIYAARANLKPTLVTGMAQGGQLMTTTEVDNWPADASGVQGPELMQRFLQHAERFNTQMVFDHINTVDLSKRPFTLKGDAGTYTSDTLIIATGASAKYLGLPSEEAFMGRGVSGCATCDGFFYRDEVVCVVGGGNTAVEEALYLSNIASKVHLIHRRDKFRAEAIMIDKVMEKVAAGKIELHLFNVLDEVLGDQTGVTGVRLKNVDDGSTKEVALKGCFIAIGHHPNTDIFQGQLEMKDGYILTQGGHNGFATMTSVPGVFAAGDVQDHVYRQAITSAGTGCMAALDAQRFLEQSSS; this is translated from the coding sequence ATGACGACCCCGCAACACAGCCAAGTTCTCATCCTCGGCTCCGGCCCCGCAGGCTACACCGCCGCCATCTATGCGGCCCGTGCCAACCTGAAGCCGACCCTGGTGACGGGCATGGCGCAGGGCGGCCAGCTGATGACGACAACCGAGGTGGACAACTGGCCGGCCGACGCCAGCGGCGTGCAAGGCCCCGAGCTGATGCAGCGTTTCCTGCAGCACGCCGAACGCTTCAACACCCAGATGGTGTTCGACCACATCAACACGGTCGACCTGTCGAAGCGGCCCTTCACCCTCAAGGGCGATGCGGGCACCTACACCAGCGACACGCTGATCATCGCCACCGGCGCCTCGGCCAAGTACCTGGGTCTGCCTTCGGAAGAGGCCTTCATGGGTCGCGGCGTGAGCGGCTGTGCGACCTGCGACGGCTTCTTCTACCGTGACGAAGTGGTGTGTGTGGTCGGAGGCGGCAACACGGCCGTCGAAGAAGCGCTGTACCTGTCGAACATCGCCAGCAAGGTCCACCTGATCCACCGTCGCGACAAATTCCGCGCCGAGGCCATCATGATCGACAAGGTCATGGAGAAGGTGGCGGCCGGCAAGATCGAGCTGCACCTGTTCAACGTGCTCGACGAGGTGCTGGGCGACCAGACCGGCGTGACCGGTGTGCGCCTGAAGAACGTCGATGACGGCAGCACGAAGGAAGTGGCACTCAAGGGCTGCTTCATCGCGATCGGTCACCACCCGAACACCGACATCTTCCAGGGCCAGCTGGAAATGAAGGACGGCTACATCCTCACGCAGGGCGGCCACAATGGTTTTGCCACGATGACGAGCGTGCCGGGCGTGTTTGCAGCCGGCGATGTGCAGGACCATGTATACCGTCAGGCCATCACCAGCGCAGGCACCGGCTGCATGGCGGCGCTCGACGCACAGCGCTTCCTGGAGCAGTCTTCAAGCTGA
- the rpmB gene encoding 50S ribosomal protein L28 encodes MARVCQVTGKGPMVGNNVSHANNKTKRRFLPNLQYRRFWVESENRWVRLRISAAGLRLVDKVGIDQVLVDLRARGEL; translated from the coding sequence ATGGCACGCGTCTGTCAAGTCACGGGCAAGGGCCCGATGGTCGGGAACAATGTTTCCCACGCCAACAACAAAACCAAGCGTCGTTTCCTGCCCAACCTGCAGTACCGCCGCTTCTGGGTCGAAAGCGAGAACCGCTGGGTGCGTCTGCGCATCAGCGCCGCCGGCCTGCGTCTGGTGGACAAGGTGGGTATCGATCAGGTCCTGGTTGACCTGCGCGCCCGTGGCGAACTGTGA
- the rpmG gene encoding 50S ribosomal protein L33, giving the protein MAAKGGREKIKLESTAGTGHFYTTAKNKKTTPEKLEFMKFDPKARKHVLYKEVKLK; this is encoded by the coding sequence ATGGCTGCTAAAGGCGGACGCGAAAAGATCAAGCTGGAATCCACTGCGGGTACCGGCCACTTCTACACCACGGCCAAGAACAAGAAGACCACGCCCGAAAAGCTGGAATTCATGAAGTTCGACCCCAAGGCCCGCAAGCACGTCCTGTACAAGGAAGTGAAGCTGAAGTAA